Sequence from the Piscinibacter sp. HJYY11 genome:
AGATCTCGAGCGGGTTCTGCAGGTAGTGGCCGAGGTTGTAGAACAGCACGAAGCCCAGCCGCCCGCCGATCACCACACCGAGCACGCCGTAGAACAGGAGGTCTTCGACATCGCGGCGCGACCAGCCGGCATTGGCGAACCAGGGCTTTTTCACCCGGACCGACGCCAGCCAGAGAAAGAGCCCGAAGGCGACCAGGTAGGTCAACCCGTACCAGTGGATGGCGACGGGGCCGATCTGGAGGGCGACAGGGTCGAACTGCGGATGGGTGAGCATGGACCGGCGAGTCGGAAGCGGAAAGCAGCGAACGATACCGCAGGCGCCGCAGCGACCTGCGACGCAGCGCGCGGATCAGGCCGGCTCGGCCTCGTGCAAGGTGCGCTGCACGTAGTCGACGAAGCGCGTGACCACCGGGCCGGCGTCCGAGGGCCACACGAGGCTCGTCTCCGCGCGGGGCGCCATCGCCCCGAGCGCCACCGGCAGGCGACGGTAGACCACGCCCGGCCGCTGCAAGGTCGTCACCGACTGCGGCACCCACGCCAGGCCCAGACCCGCAGACACCAGGTTGACGATCGTCTGCATCTGGATCGCTTCCTGGGCGATCACGAGCGACGCGCTGTGGCGGTGGTAGAACGCGAGCACCGCGTCGTACAAGGAAGGTGCAATCTCCCGCGGGAAGATGATCAGCGGCTGCGCGAGGATCTGCGACAGGGTGAGCCGCCGCGCCGTGGTGAGCGGCGAGGCCTCCGGCACCGCGAGCACCATCGGCTCGACGCTCACCGACAGCCGCGACAGGCCCTGCCCGCTGCCTTCCGGCACGATGCCGGGTGCATGCAGCACGAAGCCGGCATCGGCTTCGCCCAGCTCGAACGCACGCAGTTGAACGTCGGTCGTCGCTTCGCGCAGCACCACTTCGATGCCGGGCTCGATGTCGCGAAAGCCGCGCAGCCAGCCCGGCAAGGGCCCGAAGCCCACGGTCGACACGAAACCCAATCGCAGGCGCCCGATCGCGCCCTGCCCCACCGTTCGCGCGATCGACGACAGCGCCGAGGCCTGCTGCAGCAACTGCCGCACCGGCTCGACCAACGCCTGCCCCGCCGGCGTGAGCGACACCTGCCGGCGCGTGCGCTCGAAGAGCGGCACACCGAGGCGCGCTTCGAGTTGCTGAATGGCAAGGGTCAACGGCGGCTGCGTGATGTTGAGCTGCTTGGCCGCGCGGCCAAAGTGCAAGACTTCCGCCAGCACCAGGAACTGGCGCCACACACGCAGCTCGATCTGGGCGTTGTCGCTCATGAC
This genomic interval carries:
- a CDS encoding LysR family transcriptional regulator translates to MSDNAQIELRVWRQFLVLAEVLHFGRAAKQLNITQPPLTLAIQQLEARLGVPLFERTRRQVSLTPAGQALVEPVRQLLQQASALSSIARTVGQGAIGRLRLGFVSTVGFGPLPGWLRGFRDIEPGIEVVLREATTDVQLRAFELGEADAGFVLHAPGIVPEGSGQGLSRLSVSVEPMVLAVPEASPLTTARRLTLSQILAQPLIIFPREIAPSLYDAVLAFYHRHSASLVIAQEAIQMQTIVNLVSAGLGLAWVPQSVTTLQRPGVVYRRLPVALGAMAPRAETSLVWPSDAGPVVTRFVDYVQRTLHEAEPA